The window ACGGAGGAGATGGACATGCACAGCAAACATGCGGTTTGGAAGTGGTTGCTTCTGGCGATCATCACAGTCTTTTCGGTCTATGTGGTCATGCCGCCCGAGAAGAAGATCCGTCTCGGCCTCGACCTGCAAGGGGGCGTGAGCTTCACCGTGCAGATCGACGAGGAGAAGCTTCGCGCGAATTACGCGGCGACCGATACCACACTCGACGCCGAGGCGCTCGAAAGCAAGGTGCGCAGTGCCATGGAGAACGCCGATGAGCGGGTCCTTGAGGTGTTGCGCAACCGCATTGACGGATTGGGCACCTCCGAGCCGCTGATCATGGCGGGCGCGGATCACCGAATCCTGATCCAGATTCCCGGCACCAACGAATGGGAGTTTGCCGCTGCCGAGCAAAGCATCAAGAGCGCGGCGTTCCTCAAGTTCCGGCTGGTTCACAAGAACAGCCAGAAGCTCGTCGACGCTTTGTTCGCCGAAGGCCGTAAACCCCGCGGCCATGAAATCGTGACGGTGGACGGACGCAGCTATTACCAGCGGACCGAAGCCTTCCGAACCGTGGTCAAGGACCCCGGTTATGCGCGTGAATTGTCCACGTTCCGCACCCCCGATCCGCTCTATGAGTTCATGCTGGAAGAGACGCGGTTAAAGAACGGTCAGACGCTGTACGCGCCGCACTTCGTGCTCCGCAAGGTCGAGATGACGGGCGACAGAATCTCGCGCGCCGATATCAACCGCGATCCCGTGACCGGCCAGATGCACGTGGGCCTCTCGTTCTCGAGCCTCGGCAAGACCGAGTTCGCCCGGCTCACCGCCCGCTACGCGCCCAATGGCCCCGGCAATCTGGACAGCCCCGTCGGCCGACAGCTCGCCATCGTCCTCGACGACACCCTCTATTCGGCGCCGGTCATCAACGAGCCGATCCCCACCGGCCGCGCATCCATCAGCGGCAGCTTCACCGCCCGCGACGCCGCGATCCTGCGCAACACCCTCAACGCTGGCGCCCTGCCCGCTCCGGTCAAGATCATCGAAAAGCGGATGGTGGGCCCGACACTGGGTTCTGACGCGATCAACAGGGGCGTGAACGCAGCCCTCATCGGCACGCTGGCCGTCTGCCTCTTCATGTTACTCTACTACATGTACTGCGGGTTGATCGCCAATGTTGCCCTGCTGGCCAACGTGGTGTTGTTGCCCGCCGGCATGATCATCGCCGGCGGCCTGCTCAGCGTCTTCGTGCGCGATGCCGGCATTTCCAACAGCATGATCCAGCTTCCGGTGCTCACCCTGCCCGGTATCGCCGGCATTGTCCTCTCGATCGGCATGTCGGTGGACGCGAACGTGCTGATCTATGAGCGGATCCGGGAGGAATTCCGTATCGGCAAGTCGGCGCGCGCCGCAGTGGCGGCCGGTTACGACCGCGCCTTTCTGTCGATTCTGGATTCCAACCTCACGACCCTGCTCACGGCCATCATCCTCTTCATCTTCGGCTCGGGGCCCATTCGCGGCTTTGCCGTGACCCTCTCGGCCGGCCTGATCATCAGCATGTACACCGCGCTCGTGCTCACCCGCATGGCGTTTGACGCCACGGTTCCCGAGAACCGCGTCAAGCCGTACCGCATGTTGAAGCTGATCGGGGCGACGTCCTACGATTTCCTTGCCAAGCGGAAACCCGCCATGCTGGCGTCGCTGGCCGTGATTGTCATCACGTGGGGTCTGTTCGCCGGGCGTGTCGCGCGTGACAAGAACGCCGTGCTCGGCGTCGACTTCACGGGCGGCGCCTCGGTCACGCTCTCGTACGTTGACAAGGCCGATCTGGGCGAGCTGCGCCGGGTGCTGAACGACGCCGGAATCAGTGATGCCGCAGTCCAGTATCAGAAGTCCCTGGAGAGCGGAGAAGGGGTTCTGGAAGTCAAGTCCAGCTTCGAAGCGATCGCCGGTGTCCCCATGGTCACGCGGGTGCAGGTCGCCTTGGACGAGGCGATGCCCGACAAGCACTTCAAGGTGATCGGCGACGAGCTCATCGGCCCGGCCGTCGGCAAGGACCTGCGCAACGATGCGATCAAGGCGATCATTATCGCGTTGATCGGGATGATCATCTATATCACCGTTCGCTTCCAGTTCGGGTTTGCGCTTGGCGCCATCGTGGCGCTGGCCCACGACGTGCTGGTGACCTTCGGCATCTTCACCCTGCTCGGGCGGCAGGTGAACCTGACCACCGTCGCGGCGCTTCTGACGATCGTGGGTTACTCGATCAACGACACCATCGTGATCTTTGATCGTATTCGCGAGGACATGCGCCTCGACCAGCGCGCCAGCTTCATCGAACTCGTCAACCGAGCGATGAACCAGACGCTCAGCCGCACCCTGCTTACCACGTTCACGACGTTGCTGGCGGTGGGCTCGCTGCTGATCTTCGGTGGCGGCTCGATCCGCGACTTCGCCCTGACGATGATCATCGGCATGGTCGCCGGTACCTACTCGACGCTCTTTATCGCCACCCCGGTGATGGTCGCCTGGTACAAGGGCCGCCGCCCCGGCTTCGCCGCCGACGGCAAGCAGGCGTAAGATGATCGGGGACGATTCCGGTATGGATGCAAGGGCGTTCGGTTAAGGGAGGCTCTTGCAAAAACCTGTTTTGCAAGCGCCTCAGGAGCCCTGCTTCACTCTCCATAATGAGTCCGTGCGCGATGGACATAAACGGTCCGACGCTCCTCGTCAATGGAGTAGACCAGTCGGTCCTTATAGGAAATGCGTAAAGAAAAGAAACCGGCCAGGTCGCCGACCAGTCTTTTACCGCAATGAGGATTGGGCGCCACCTGTTGCCGCAGGACGATCTTGAGTTTGTCCTTAAGGCGAGGTGGCAACTTGACCACGTCCCTGGCCGCCACCCGGGTGAAACGGATCGTGTAGGATGTCACGCGTCTTCTCCGAAGACCTCCTCACATGACAAGGTGTCGCCCCGGCGCATCTGGTCGACGGAAAGTTTCAGACTTTTCCTGAACCCAGGCATGGACAACAACTCCATAGTCTCCAAAAGGCTCTCATAGTCGTTCTCCGCCATTAAAACAACAGCGCCACGGCGGTGATGGATGCGGAACACTTGATGTTTGTCCATGGCTCCTTTGACCACGTCGAAGAAACCGCGTCGCGCATCGGTTGCTGTCAGGGTTGTCACGAGACCTCCAGTATGTACGTGTTTCAGTACATGTTGCCTGAACGCAGCCGATCTGTCAAGTGCCTCATCTATTTGCCAACATCGCCTTCATCTCGCCATCCAGCCGGGTCATCTCATCGCGCCAGGCGGTGAACTTCCGGGTGTTCGCCGCATCTTTTTTGGGCCGGGTTTTCAGCCACGCGTTCAGTTCCTCCTCCACCGCATGGAAACGCGCCTGCTTCGCGCGATAGACCGCGACGTCGGCCTTCGGGAGCTTGGCGAGGTGGATGTCGAGCCGGATATCGGCCAGCCGCTTCTCCTGCTTCGCGATCTGTCCGTCCAACGCGGCGCTCTTGCTCTTGAAATCCAGTTGCAATGCCGCCAATTCCTTCTTCGCGGCGGCGAGGGCCTTCGCCGTGTCGCGGTATTCCTGGGCGGTCTCCGGCGGGAGCGATGTGAGCTGGCCGTCAATCACCGACGCCCGCGACTGCAGGAGGGCGTTGACCTGGGTGATGAACGCGTCCGCCGTGATCTCGGGAGCCGCCGCCAGCCGGCCGAGTTCGGTCTGGCCGTCATCGTCCAGCAGGATGTAGGTGGGGAGCTTGCCTTCAACCCCAAACGCCAGATCCAGCGCCGCATTGCGCGAGACGTACTTCTCGGGGACGAGCGCGTCATCCTGGGGAAAATCAATCCAGACGAGCATGAGGGTGTTCGTGGCATAGGCGATCCAGGTTGATTTTGAGAACACCTCCCTGTCCATGAGCTTGCACCAGCCGCACCAGTCCGAGCCGGTGAAGTTGAGCAGCACGGGGAGTTTCTTCTCAGCCGCCACCTGCTTGGCGGCGTCGTAATCCATCGTCCAGCGCCCCGGCAGGGCGCCCTCCAGGGCGGGTTTCTCCGCCGCGAAAACCGAACCGGCGAACAGGAACGCGAGACAGGCTATGCGAACGTTCATGATACCTCCCAGGGGGTGTGACGGGTCGTAGTGATGGGTAAAGTATATCCGGCATCGACGGCCTTGCCAACCGGATTCAGGGGCGCCCGGGCGCATCCCCGTTTCACTGACCTGTCAAGCGGGCGATCCTGTGGACAGCCCTGTGACGTGGGCTAGCGCCCCGGCCGACGCGGCAGCGGTGGCGCGGGACGTATCGGACCGCGCAGACGGCGTGAGCGGTCTCGTAGATCCCGCTCACCCGCCGACCGGTGCGGTAGCGGCGGGCGATCGCAGGTAGGGCGGGGCCGCCGGACCCGCCGCTTTCCCGCGACTCGGATGCAAGCGCGGCGCGCGGCTGCGCCGCGAATGATCGAGGGGGTAACTGGGAATGAAAATCCGGGTTGTCTTTCGTCCTCGTCCTCGTCCTCGGGAATCGAGATCGAGGTCGAGGACGAGGACGAGGACGAAAACGAGTCATGGCAGCAATGTGAAGTTATAGGCAAGCGCGGCGGGTCCGGCGGCCCCGCCCTACCTTTCCGCGCAGGCGCAAGTCAGTGAAACGGGGATGCGCCCGGGGCGGCGTGCCGCTTGACAGAATGTTCGGCTTGCCGTACAATATGCGGCCGTCTGAACAAATCGGTCCGGCGGACGTCCGGCCAGGCGCCGGGGGATCACGGGAGGGGCGGATGGCACACGCGGCACCTTTGAATTTGAGCGCCAGCTTGGAGGATTATCTCGAGGCGATTTACCGCATCGTGGCGGAGAAGCAGGTGGCGCGGGCTCGGGACGTCAGCCGTCGACTCAAGGTCGGACGCTCGTCGGTCACCGGCGCCCTGCACGCACTCGCCGACCGCGAATTGATCCATTATGCGCCCTACGATCTCGTCACGCTGACCGACCGGGGCCGCGCGCTCGCCGAGGGCGTGGCGCGCCGTCACGAGGTGCTCGGTGACTTCTTTGTGAACGTCCTGGCCGTTGATCCCGCCGAGGCCGATGCGGCGGCCTGCAAGATCGAGCATGCCGTTCCCGAAAACGTCCTCGGCCGCCTCTTGGACTTCATCGATTTTGTCGACCGATGCCCCCGTGGCGGCGCCCGTTGGATCGACGGGTTCAAGCACGCCTGCCACACCGATAAACGGCCCGGTCATTGCGAGACATGCCTCGCCAGCGCGATGGACCAGGTCACGTCGAAACAGCGGAAGGAGACGCACATGGAACACAGCGGAGCTAAAGGGGCGGGCCACACCCTCGC is drawn from Lentisphaerota bacterium and contains these coding sequences:
- the secD gene encoding protein translocase subunit SecD translates to MDMHSKHAVWKWLLLAIITVFSVYVVMPPEKKIRLGLDLQGGVSFTVQIDEEKLRANYAATDTTLDAEALESKVRSAMENADERVLEVLRNRIDGLGTSEPLIMAGADHRILIQIPGTNEWEFAAAEQSIKSAAFLKFRLVHKNSQKLVDALFAEGRKPRGHEIVTVDGRSYYQRTEAFRTVVKDPGYARELSTFRTPDPLYEFMLEETRLKNGQTLYAPHFVLRKVEMTGDRISRADINRDPVTGQMHVGLSFSSLGKTEFARLTARYAPNGPGNLDSPVGRQLAIVLDDTLYSAPVINEPIPTGRASISGSFTARDAAILRNTLNAGALPAPVKIIEKRMVGPTLGSDAINRGVNAALIGTLAVCLFMLLYYMYCGLIANVALLANVVLLPAGMIIAGGLLSVFVRDAGISNSMIQLPVLTLPGIAGIVLSIGMSVDANVLIYERIREEFRIGKSARAAVAAGYDRAFLSILDSNLTTLLTAIILFIFGSGPIRGFAVTLSAGLIISMYTALVLTRMAFDATVPENRVKPYRMLKLIGATSYDFLAKRKPAMLASLAVIVITWGLFAGRVARDKNAVLGVDFTGGASVTLSYVDKADLGELRRVLNDAGISDAAVQYQKSLESGEGVLEVKSSFEAIAGVPMVTRVQVALDEAMPDKHFKVIGDELIGPAVGKDLRNDAIKAIIIALIGMIIYITVRFQFGFALGAIVALAHDVLVTFGIFTLLGRQVNLTTVAALLTIVGYSINDTIVIFDRIREDMRLDQRASFIELVNRAMNQTLSRTLLTTFTTLLAVGSLLIFGGGSIRDFALTMIIGMVAGTYSTLFIATPVMVAWYKGRRPGFAADGKQA
- a CDS encoding DUF255 domain-containing protein yields the protein MRPGAPESGWQGRRCRIYFTHHYDPSHPLGGIMNVRIACLAFLFAGSVFAAEKPALEGALPGRWTMDYDAAKQVAAEKKLPVLLNFTGSDWCGWCKLMDREVFSKSTWIAYATNTLMLVWIDFPQDDALVPEKYVSRNAALDLAFGVEGKLPTYILLDDDGQTELGRLAAAPEITADAFITQVNALLQSRASVIDGQLTSLPPETAQEYRDTAKALAAAKKELAALQLDFKSKSAALDGQIAKQEKRLADIRLDIHLAKLPKADVAVYRAKQARFHAVEEELNAWLKTRPKKDAANTRKFTAWRDEMTRLDGEMKAMLANR
- a CDS encoding metal-dependent transcriptional regulator: MAHAAPLNLSASLEDYLEAIYRIVAEKQVARARDVSRRLKVGRSSVTGALHALADRELIHYAPYDLVTLTDRGRALAEGVARRHEVLGDFFVNVLAVDPAEADAAACKIEHAVPENVLGRLLDFIDFVDRCPRGGARWIDGFKHACHTDKRPGHCETCLASAMDQVTSKQRKETHMEHSGAKGAGHTLADLKPGSKATILTIGGAAGGIRRRLLDMGVTAGTRVEVERVAPLGDPIEVKIKGYHLTLRKEEAARIHVERA
- a CDS encoding type II toxin-antitoxin system Phd/YefM family antitoxin gives rise to the protein MTTLTATDARRGFFDVVKGAMDKHQVFRIHHRRGAVVLMAENDYESLLETMELLSMPGFRKSLKLSVDQMRRGDTLSCEEVFGEDA
- a CDS encoding type II toxin-antitoxin system mRNA interferase toxin, RelE/StbE family; the protein is MTSYTIRFTRVAARDVVKLPPRLKDKLKIVLRQQVAPNPHCGKRLVGDLAGFFSLRISYKDRLVYSIDEERRTVYVHRARTHYGE